The genomic region GAGGCCTACCTACCAGTATACTATAAGGCCAGAGGATGGGTTGACGGGAAGCCTACGCCAGAGACGCTGAAGAGACTAGGACTCGAAGAATTCCTATACATCGTCTCCTAGAACGAAAAGCACGTTTTCCTAGCCAAGCCATAGGTTTTTTAAATCCTAATCCCTTTTCTTATCCCAGCCCACCTACTCGGTACCCTACTCTCTAGCCATAGATAAGGAGACAAAGGTGCAACAGCTATGAGTATCAATGAGATAGAAGTCATAGCTGTATTTGTCCAAGAGTTCTACGAGTTAATTAAAAAACACCAAGTAAGGATAAGGCTTCCCAAGGGCTCCACTGTCCGCGATCTAGTAGAGTATATCGACACGAATATCTTCCCAGGGTTTAGGGATCGTGTTATTGACGAGGAGGGCAGGATCAAGTACCCCGTCGAAATAGCTATCAATGGGAGAAGAGTAGATTTTCTAAAAGGTCTTGACACGGAGCTTAAAGACGGTGATAGAGTACTCTTTTCCCCCAGGGCACTCTTCGTAGTCTAATTGGAGAAACTACCCTGGCACTTGACACTATCGTGTTGAGCAACGGCATAGCCTATGACAAGAAGGCTAGGCGATAGAATATGTATCAGGAAAGAAAGTGCGAAGATGTGTTGAGCGAAGCTTGCGGGAGATCACTCTCTATTCTAGAAGATATATCAGCCTCTATAGGTAAGGGTCGCGGAAAAGGCAGCGGCATAGCTAAGCTACTACGTGAGGCCGCTTACAATCTTAGCGACGCCGCCTCCATCTGCATAGCAGGTTGTGAGGCCTCAACGGAGCCGCGCTGTGTACTCGGAGACCTTGTTGACCGCTTACAAGCTGTTATGCAAGGAGCCGCTATAAGGCTCGAGAGAATAGGCAAGCTACAAACAGATACTGAGGAAGAACTTGCCAGGATAGTTGTGGACCTGGTATATTCCCTCCTAGACTCTCTATGCAGGTTCGCCTCAAGCATCAATTCCTAAGCGTGCTGGGATACTGCGTTCTTCCCTATTAGCTCTGCTGAGCTGCACGTGTAGATCTTGCAACAAGTTCTGACGGTTTTTCGAATATCCATTCCTCGCTCAGCAGGTTTTTCTTCTTGTTGAGTAAGGGGCGTTCTATAGCTATCTTGTTTACTGCATCATATATCTCGCCTATTGCTTTCTTCGATTCATCTTTGTCCATCCAAGAGAGCTTTAACTCTTCTCCATTCTCAAGCATAATTATGAAGCTCGAACCAACTATGCCACCATGATATACAATTCTTTCAAGCTTCTCGAATGGCACCGACTTCAGCTCATATCGTCCAAGAATCTTTTCGTCGAAGAGGATAATTCTTCTATTGCTTACAATGAGCCATTTTGGCTTCTCAAGTGCAAACTTCTTCTTAACCATGTATAAAACTTCTTCTTCGGGTTCAAGGCTTTCTCTAAGCCCTTTTGGCAAACTCTTCTTACTCAATATGTGTGCACATCCAAATACTGGTTCTGGGCTACCTACTATGTCTCTCAGAAAAGGAGACGGGTAGAGGGTACCCGCTAGTCTATAGGTATTTTACCAATATATACCTATCTGTAAAGAATATGGAGACAAGATATCATTTGCAAAAGTTTGCGCGGTGCTTTGGGATTGAGCTTTGTAGGAGTTGTGCTCGGAGGCGGGGAAGGCAAGAGGTTTGGAGGAGATAAGCTCATAGCGATTGTTGATGGCGAGACATCTATAGCAAGGATTGTGGCTGCTCTCCGAGAAGCAGGTGCCTCTGAAACGTATGTCCTAACGCGCAACGAGGAGAGATGCAAACTCTATACGTCGCTCACAAGCCTTGAGAGCGGTTGCCTCTATGATACTGATCTTGCATGCAAAGGCCCTGGTGCAGCACTTGCCGCTATATCCTCTCTTAGTGCAAAGAGAGTCCTCGTTGTACCAGGCGATGCCCCTTGGATCACAGCAGGTCTAATAAGAAATCTCTTAGCCTTCTTAGATGGCTGTGATATCGTCGTGCCACTTCATGCTGGGGGTTTCCTAGAGACATTAATGCTCGGCATCGATGGGCGTTATGCAGCCAGGTTTTACGATATAGCCAGAATGCTCTGTGAGTGGAGGGGCGAGGTTCGTCCTTCAGATTATATACGTGTTGGCAAGAAGGCTTGCATCGTGGGGTCGTCGCTTCTCACATTTTCTGCCACAGAGTTCGCTCACATAAATACTAGAGAGTACTTGAAGACCCGTGAACCCAAGAACCCTCTTGGCGACAAGGTCTTACTCGAGATAGGGGGAGAGCTAGCACAAATCCTTAGTCTCGGTGATAGAGCGGAACAGTGCAAATTATTGCTGAAAGCAGCTGAGGCATACACAGCAATGGATCTGAGGCACTTGGCTAGGCACGCGTTGCGCGATTATGAGAAGCTTTGTAGACACTAATGCTTAAGAAGGAGTCTCGCCCTTGTCTTGTTCTAGTCTGGGTTATGCTTGGAACGCGTAAACGTCGTGAAAAACCCGGCTCTTCAAAACATCCTCTTAGAGCTAAGGAAAAGGGACACATCCTCACACATCTTCTGTGAACTGCTTGAACAGGCTGGTTACCTGCTAGCTTACGAGGCTTCACGAGAACTTCCCCTGCTAGATGAAAGTGTTGAGACACCACTAGGAGCCGTTGCCACTGGAGCTAGAGTCAAAGACGAAGACATTGTAATAGTTGCTGTGCTGCGAGCAGCGCTTCCTATGGCTCTAGGGGCTCGAAGATTGTACCGTAGGGCGAGAATGGGGTTTGTCGCGGCAAAGAGGCTAGAGGAAACAAAGACACAAGCCAAGGAAGGCATTGTGTTCGACGTCGATATACCCTACTGGAACATTGGGAGCGTTAAAGGCAAGTATGTTCTGCTTGTAGACCCTATGCTAGCGACTGGCAGCACGCTGTCCCGCGTAATAGAGCGGATAGGAAGAGAAAAACCCAAGAAGATAGTTGTTGTTGGCCTTATAGCCGTTGAACAGGGAATCAGGATTGTGCTTAGATCACTCGACAAGGTAGGAGTAAGAGGAAGTATATACGTAGCCGCTATAGACCCTGAGCTAAACAATATGGGGTTCATCGTGCCGGGGC from Pyrofollis japonicus harbors:
- a CDS encoding MoaD/ThiS family protein, with protein sequence MSINEIEVIAVFVQEFYELIKKHQVRIRLPKGSTVRDLVEYIDTNIFPGFRDRVIDEEGRIKYPVEIAINGRRVDFLKGLDTELKDGDRVLFSPRALFVV
- a CDS encoding PH domain-containing protein, producing the protein MSKKSLPKGLRESLEPEEEVLYMVKKKFALEKPKWLIVSNRRIILFDEKILGRYELKSVPFEKLERIVYHGGIVGSSFIIMLENGEELKLSWMDKDESKKAIGEIYDAVNKIAIERPLLNKKKNLLSEEWIFEKPSELVARSTRAAQQS
- the mobA gene encoding molybdenum cofactor guanylyltransferase; the protein is MSFVGVVLGGGEGKRFGGDKLIAIVDGETSIARIVAALREAGASETYVLTRNEERCKLYTSLTSLESGCLYDTDLACKGPGAALAAISSLSAKRVLVVPGDAPWITAGLIRNLLAFLDGCDIVVPLHAGGFLETLMLGIDGRYAARFYDIARMLCEWRGEVRPSDYIRVGKKACIVGSSLLTFSATEFAHINTREYLKTREPKNPLGDKVLLEIGGELAQILSLGDRAEQCKLLLKAAEAYTAMDLRHLARHALRDYEKLCRH
- the upp gene encoding uracil phosphoribosyltransferase, whose protein sequence is MERVNVVKNPALQNILLELRKRDTSSHIFCELLEQAGYLLAYEASRELPLLDESVETPLGAVATGARVKDEDIVIVAVLRAALPMALGARRLYRRARMGFVAAKRLEETKTQAKEGIVFDVDIPYWNIGSVKGKYVLLVDPMLATGSTLSRVIERIGREKPKKIVVVGLIAVEQGIRIVLRSLDKVGVRGSIYVAAIDPELNNMGFIVPGLGDAGDRCFG